A stretch of Miscanthus floridulus cultivar M001 chromosome 13, ASM1932011v1, whole genome shotgun sequence DNA encodes these proteins:
- the LOC136500152 gene encoding uncharacterized protein, which translates to MDGGNSLNIMYAETLDAMGIDRSRIQPTGAPFHGIVLGKQAMPLGQIDLPVTFGNLTNYRTKALTFEVVKFHRTYHAILGRQCYAKFMAIPNYTYLKLKMLGPCGVITIGTSF; encoded by the coding sequence atggatggaggcaatagcctcaacatcatgtatgctgaaacgctcgacgccatgggcatcgaccgatcgcgcaTTCAGCCTACcggggcacctttccatggcatcgtgcttggaaagcaggccatgccacttgggcagatcgatctacccgtcaccTTCGGGAATTTGACCAATTATAGGACGAAggcccttacctttgaggtggtcaagTTCCACaggacctaccatgccatcttgggacgtcaatgctatgcgaagttcatggccatccccaactacacctatctaaagttgaagatgctaggtccatgcggggtcatcaccatcggcacctccttctag